The genomic interval ccacaggcgcccgccacaacgcccggctattttttggttgcagtttggccggggctgggtttgaacccgccaccctcggtatatggggccggcgccccaccaactgagccacaggcgccgcccttgactgCATTTTAAATGCAGCACATACATTACATGAGTAATgtgaattttccacttgtggtatTATGTTGGccctcaaaaagttttggatttggggccaggcatggtagcttatACTTGTCATCTGAGCACTTTGGAGGGATAccgtggaaggattgcttgaagcctaGAGTTCAAACTAGTTGGGCAACACAAGACCTCGTCtttacaaaaggtagaaaaattagctgggtgtaatggtgggtacctgtagtcttagctacttggaaggctgaggcctgaggatcacttgagcccacaaggtTGTATtgtgctatgatgacaccactgcactactGCCAgggacagagactctgtctcaaaaaaaaaaagagtttttaattTGGCAACaatttgaattttgtattttcagattagggatgctcaacttgTACCTGTAGACGAACATaaaagtggggcggcacctgtggctcagtgggtagggcgcaggccccatataccgatggtggcgggttcaaacccggccctggccaaactgcaacaaaaaatagtcaggcattgtggtgggcgcctgtagtcccagctacttgggaggttgaggcaagagaatcactgaagcccgagtttgaggttgctgtgagctgtggcgccacggcactctatcaagggtgacatagtgagacaccgtcttaaaacagaacaaaactagTGATTCTAAAGTAAGAGGGACTGTGTCTGGCTTACTACTTAAGAGAGGTGCTGCCTACGTGCCAGGCCCTGAATGGACCCTGTTGACTAGGTTTTCAGCATCTCTTCTGTCCCACAGGCATTGAGCCTCCTCGGGAATCTTTCAACCGCTGGATGCTGGAACGCAAGGTGGTGGACAAAGGCTCTGACCCTCTGTTGCCAAGCAACTGTGAACCAGTTGTGTCACCTTCCATGTTCCGTGAAATCATGAATGACATTCCTATCAGGTAGAGCCCCACAGCTGGGATGACCTGAGCCATTTGGTTTCTGTGTCCAGTCATGTCCAGAAGGGCTCTAACACCTGCCTGTTCTCTAACCCAGGTTATCCCGAATCAAGTTCCGGGAGGAAGCCAAGCGCCTGCTTTTTAAATATGCAGAGGCTGCCAGGCGGCTCATTGAGTCCAGGTTTGGCTCCATCTCCTGCCCAAAGATGAGTCTGTAATCAGAGGGAGCAGTGGTAGGCCATCCAGCCACTTTCACACAGGTCGCTGTCATTGCAGAAGTTGGGGCCATCCTCCCACAAGCAAAACAAGGGGCTGCCCTGTAGGTCTAGGGGCTGGTGCCTGAGAAGCCAGTAGAAGTAGGATAGGAGGAACAAGGAGGGTGGCACAAACACCTAAGAGCAGGCCCCTGTGCTGAGCCACCCTTCTGTTCTTGCCTGGCAGGAGTGCATCCCCCGACAGCAGGAAGGTGGTCAAATGGAATGTGGAAGATACCTTCAGTTGGCTTCGCAAAGACCACTCAGCCTCCAAGGAGGACTACATGGTGAGTGGGGCCCAGGCTGAAAAGGACAGTTTTTAGGGCTCTCTGGCTATTTCCTTCAGGAAGCCTACTCTTCCTGTCCACCATGCAGGGACTCCCCCAGCTGCCTTTTCTTGTGTAATACAGCAGCCCTTTGACATTCATCAGTCCCCAAACTCTCAACTATGGAGAGGTTTCTCGAGGCTCCTGGCTTTCTCCCAAAGACATTCCCATTAACATTCTCAACAGAATCCCATACTTGGCCACACACCACAAGGAGCTGCCTTTTCAAGTTAATGTTCAACATCTCAGttgaatctatttttaaaaagaaattgacaaaagTTTTTCTGTATCATAGTTAAGAAGTACTatcgggggcagcgcctgtggctcaaaggggtagggcgctggccccatatgctggaggtggcaggttcaaatccagccctggccaaaaaaactacaaaaaaaagtacTATCAGATTCAGTTCCCTGCTCTTAATGTGTCCAAAACAATTGTTTTCTGGCCCAGACCTATCACTTCTTAAACCTCTCCATCAGCACTAGCAATGGGCTTTCTTTTCAGGACCATTTTTCACAAGAGACAAGGTTTCGCACTTCACGGTAGTAACTGTGTACTTGACACGTAGAGAGTGATGAAGGTAGGTGTGCTCACTAGCCAGAGTGACTCATTTCACTCTTCAGTTTTACTTAACATGTGTGATTCAGCAAAACTACAAATGTCTACAGTCATCATTGCAAGTAGTTAGAAGCTCAAACTTCAGATCTCCAACAACCAAGCACCCCATTTTGTATCATCTTTTTCTCCAATAGACTGCAAATGCTATAAGCTGGGACCAAGCTGGTTTGTGTGTTTTGTATTTCTCCGGTAATTCTGGGTAGTAGCACAGTGTCACCCCAACAGAAGCTTCTGGCATTTATTGGACACTTACTGTATGGTAGGGGCTTGGTAAGCCCTAAAGGGAATGATCACATTTAATGTTCACACTGCCCTGTTAGGTATTTTGTGTTCCCTTGACATTTGAGGAATAAAATTCAGAGATTTGTCCCACGTGACATAACTAATGAGTAGCAGAAGTGATTTCAAATAAAGACTGCTGGAATCTAACACCCCTACAGTTACCTGCCAGCCCAGCCGAGGCCCTCTCGCCTCCACTGGTACCCTAATCAGAAGTGTATCCTCCAGGATCGCCTAGAGCACCTGCGGAGGCAGTGTGGTCCCCATGTTTCGGCCGCAGCCAAGGACTCTGTGGAAGGCATCTGCAGCAAGATCTACCACATCTCGCTGGAGTACGTGAAACGGATCCGAGAGAAGCACCTTGCAATCCTCAAGGAAAACAACATCCCAGGTAGCTAAGGTGGCGGGGAGCCAGCTGTGCTGCTGTCAACTCTGTAACCTGATGCCCTGATGGAAAGAACAAGTGAGGCTGAGCCTAAGGCCCAGGCCCATTTGGAGCAGAACCTGTGCTGTCCTTTGGCTTGGGGGTTTCAGCACCCTTACAGCAAATAGAGAAGTGATAAGaaaggaaagccataaattggtgaAGATGGGCCCAGGGAAGGTAGTGAGGTGGACTTAGGGTTTACATCCATTCTCtgcaagcctcagtttctccagacTGGGGTATCACACCTGGCCACAGGATTATGAGAGTGCTCATAGGTAACTCAAGTAAACCACTTGGCCCAAAAAGAAGCCTACATGAGGCTGGCTATGGTAttcaacacctgtaatcctagcactctgggaggctgagttgggtggattgccagaactcacaggtttgagactagcctaagcaagagcaagaccccgtctctaaaaatagctgggcattgtggggcgcctgtagtcccagctacttggcagactgaggcaagagaatcgcttgagcccaagagttggaggttgctgtgagctatgatgccatggcactctcctgagggtgacaaggtgaaactgtctcaaaaaataaaaaataaaaaaggttccCAAATGAGATATTGTGACTATTGTAGTGATGTTGGTAGCAAGCCCCACAGATCCAAGCCTACCTGCCTACCAGGCCCCAACTGCCACAGGCAGGGGTCTGTTTCAATTCTGATCATGGTGACACAGATCACTAGTTTCTGCTCCTGCCAactgcctggttattttttcttttgagtggcTTTTTGTTCTCTTACTGAAAATAAGCCGTAATTTACTGAACTGTGGAACTCCCTTTGTTATAAACCATGCAGCAGTAGGCACTGAGGATGTCCAAGGGGAGACCAAGCAAGTGGGGACAGGGCAGCCTCTCACTGTCTCTCTGCCCACAGAGGAGGTAGAGGCCCCAGAGGTGGAGGCCCGCCTGGTGTACTGCTACCCAGTGCGGCTGGCTGTGTCTGCACCACCCATGCCTAGTGTGGAGATGCACATGGAAAACAACGTGGTCTGCATCCGGTATAAAGGAGAAATGGTCAAGGTCAGCCGCAACTACTTCAGTAAGCTGGTAAGAGCAGGGGTGAGGAGAGCCCTGGGTGATGGTATGAGTTATGGCCTGGGGTCTTTTTTGACTTAAAATCCCAGCAAGAGGCCAGTAAAAAGGGCATGAAGGACCGCTTCTGAACCCTACCACTTTCTGTCCCATAGTGGCTCCTTTACCGCTATAGCTGCATTGATGACTCTGCCTTTGAGAGGTTCCTACCCCGGGTCTGGTGTCTTCTCCGACGGTACCAGGTATAGGCCTAGGGGCAACCAGGGAAGGGCTCCTCTAAAGGGACCTCGGAGGCCAAGCCCCACTTACTGACCATGGTCCCTCTGCAGATGATGTTTGGCGTGGGCCTCTACGAGGGGACTGGCTTGCAGGGATCACTGCCTGTGCACGTCTTTGAGGCCCTCCACCGACTCTTTGGTGTCAGCTTCGAGTGCTTCGCCTCACCCCTCAACTGCTACTTCCGCCAATACTGTTCTGCCTTCCCTGACACAGATGGCTACTTTGGCTCCCGAGGGTGAGAGCCAGGGGCTGCTGGACCCCCCCAACTTCCCAGGCCCCAGAAGCTGTCCTCCAGAGTACAAGTCCCACCTCAGTCAGCTGCTTCCTAATACTTTAGGGCTTTGAAGTCAGGCGGTCTCGAGGATAGCCCCTGCCTCTACCAGCTGTGTGGATGTGTCACTTAACCTCTGGGAGCCTTAGCTTTTCTGACCCAGCGGGCAGGCACATGATACCACCTAACCTGGCCTGTGGGTTCCTTAGTGAAGTAGTTCAGGGTTAGAATAGGAACACGTGATTCCCAGGCCCTGAGAGGAAAGAGAAGTGATGACACAGACCTCAGAGACCTACCAGCTAGTAATGGGAAGGCAGAGGGGGAGCACAGATGAAAGATGGTGCTGTATTTAGGAGGAAGAAATGGCCAGGCCATCAAGAGGTCCAAAGCTAAGCGCTTAGGGAATTCCTGGGCGTGACATACTCTGTGGTGGCAGTGGGCTCAGAACTAGATCTAAACTAGTGAACATGGGTATCCAAGCCTGAGCCTTCTATCTTCATTCATTTAATGGGGATGGTTAGACCTGTCCTCAGGTGAATTAAGGGTAAACTCTTAACGGCACCTGTTTCTAGTTAAGTGCTTGAGTCCTAATGGGACTTTAAATGCTCAACCTTGTCCCTAGGCCCTGCCTAGACTTCGCCCCACTGAGTGGTTCCTTTGAGGCCAACCCTCCATTCTGTGAGGAGCTCATGGATGCTATGGTCTCTCACTTTGAGGTGGGTGTGCTGATGCTGGGGTGAGGGCAGGAAGGTGGCTAGTCACCTGGGGACAGCCTCTGATGTCAGCCTGTGCTCCTATCCACAGAAACTGCTGGAGAGCTCACCAGAGCCTCTGTCCTTCATCGTGTTCATCCCCGAGTGGCGGGAACCCCCAACACCAGCGCTCACCCGCATGGAGCAGAGCCGTTTCAAACGCCACCAGCTGATCCTGCCTGCCTTCGAGCACGAGTACCGCAGTGGCTCCCAGCACATCTGCAAGAAGTGGGTCTGGGGAAGGCAGGGGAAGGAGAGCCCTACTGGccaggtggggctgggctggCTAGGCCAAGCCCCACCCTGAGCAGCTGCCTTTGCTTGCAGGGAGGAAATGCACTACAAGGCGGTCCACAACACAGCAGTGCTCTTCCTACAGAATGACCCTGGCTTTGCCAAGTGGGGGCCCACGCCAGAGCGGCTGCAGGAACTGAGCGCCGCCTACCGGCAGTCAGGCCGCAGCCATGGCTCTGGCTCTTCCTCATCGTCCTCCTCGGAGGCCAAAGACCGGGACTCTGGCCGTGAACAGGGCCCTAGCCGGGAGCCTCATCCCACTTAACACATCTTGCGGGGAGGAGGAGCCCCAGGGGTGCTGGTATGGACTGTTGGGACTCAGGCCTATGGGGGCTGAGCAGGCCCCAGGGCCCTCCCCCTGGGTAGCAGCAGGACCCTGGCTGCCACAGACATAGGAAGATGATGGCTCTGCCAGGgctccccctccctgcccttaTCCCCCAACTCCCCACCTCAGACTCACTCCACATCCCCTGTAAATAGGCCCCACGCCTTCCCAGCCCCACTCCCTACCCTGTTACCACCTTGTTTCATTTgtaaaaggaaatacagaaacCCCTACAAGAATGTGTGAGGGTCTTGAGGGCAAAAAAGGCTAAGGAACCTAGAGCTACTCCTGGGACCACATCCCTCTACACCCAGGCTCGCTCGCTCTCACAACCCCTGGGCCTTCACACCCCACTTAGGCTCCTCCCAGCTGGGTCCCTGTGGTCTCTGCCTGTGATTAGCAGATCTAGGGAGTCCAGGACCCTGCATCACCTAGCTCTAGACCCCCATAACTGGGTTTGCACAGAAGCCTCTGTGGTGCAGGGGACCGGCAACTCTACTCTGTGCCCAGGCCCAGCCACAACAGGGAATGAACAGCTGGACACGCTTCATAGTTGAGGCTCAGGATCACTTGGGCCTTGGTGTAGTGCCTATAGGCACGGAGCACCTATTCCCCTGGGGCTAGGGACAACAGGGTTTGAAGATGAACAGTAGCTCTCTTCTAGCTCAGTCACCCCTTATGGTCAGCCATCTGCACCAAATGTCTTCCCTGCTGCTGGGCTGCTATACTTACAGAGGCAGGGCAGGATGCTCCAGGAGCCAGGCAGCCTCCATCTCACAGCCCACCTGTTGGAGCTGCTAACAGGCTCCTCCGCCCTTCTGCTTCCCAGGTCTTGGCCTGGTTCAGGCTCCAGCAGCAAGTAGACAAACCAAGCTGGTCAAGGATGGACGCTGGTCCCTTTATTGAGACTAAGGGGCCAGTGGGTCcatccaaacaaaaataaatttctctcccAAAGCCTGCCTGCAGGCTGGGGCACCCAGCATGTCCTGGCTGGGGCCCATAGCTGCCCCCAACCCCAGTAGCACAGGTCTGGCTCCCTTGGGGTGACAGGATGCTGGCTACCCAGTATCTGGAGATACTAAGTGGAAGAGGGCAGTGAGTCCTGGTGGGTCCCCCCATCCCAGGACCCCAGGAGGGCTGGCCCCAATATCCACGATCTGCGTTCGGCCCTTGGGGCTCAGTCGGTCAGTGTGATGACGTCGTACTCGATGCCCTGGTGCTGCAGCTGCTGAATGTGTTCAGGCACTGCCTCCTCTGTGCTGAACAAGCCCTGGGCTTGGGCCATGGCAGCGTCAGCCACTGCTGCCAGGAGAGGGGAAAGCATCATAAGCCTGAGGCTCAGCAGCTGGGCCCAGCCTCCATGGTCTTCAGGGTCCAACCCCTACCTGTGACAGCTGAGTGTGCTGCAGCCTCCAGTTGAGCCTGTGTAACAAGATGCTGGCCTGGAGACACGGGCACGTACTGAATCTGGAGGGAAGAGGCTGATGAGATGTGGCCCTAGAGGAGCCCCACCCATGCCCCAGCTCCACCAGGCCCCCCAGGCCCTACCTGGGACTCTTGAAGGAATGGGGCCCCTTGTTCATACTGGATGCGTGTGATCTGGCCCTCCTGCACCTAGAAAGGATGCCAACCCATGATCTCTTGTGGGCAGAAGCTGTGCAGCCCTCCCCTCGGGCCCCACCCTTCCTCCAGGCCTAGCCTACCTGGATGTGATGGCCCTCTGGGACTACAACATATTCCTGGGGGAGCAGGTGCTGGACACCATTCGGGGAGATGATGTACTGTACCTGAGGAAGGGTGGGGAGTAGGAAGGTGCTGAGGGGCCCAACTAAGCAAAGTGGGGGACCAGAGACACCCACCACCAATAATGGCAGTTGGTGGAAAGCACAGACCTTGGGAGAGGTGGTTTGAAAGTACTATTCCTCCCCAATGGGGGCcttggtggggagggagggaaggagagaggaagggcaaAAAGTCCTGGCTGAGTGGGTGGCCATAGCTCACCTGATTGTCAGAGGTCACCAGGTGCTGTACTGTCTGGCCATCTGCCATGATTTCTTGGATGTAAGTGGCTTCCTCCTGCCAGGGCCAAGCCAGCTCTAGCCTCAgctctctgcccccacccctaCTCATGACCTGCCATGACCTCCCAAAGCAGGGCCCCCAGTCCTGGCTCTTACATGATTGGTCACCGTCTGTTCCTGGGCCACAATGATGtgttcttggctcagtgcctgttgcaGCCGCTCTGGACCCAGGACTCCATGACTGGACTGGAGTGTGGCTGAGGAAGTGGGAGGAGGATGCTCACCCAGCGTTCCTACCCTGGCCCAGAGGTGCTTCTGGATCCACCCTGGTGTCAACCCTGTGGCCCAGGGGCAGCTCACTGTGTAGTGTGGCCAGTGTTTCGTCATCACTGTTCAGGATGATGGTCTGGGTTGGGGTCCGAGTTGGGGCCTGGCCTGTAGGGATCCCTGACTTCCTCCCATCAGGACTGTGCAGCCGCTGGATGTGGAACTTGAGGTGCCCATTACGGTTGAAACTGAGGGGACGGAAGAAGGCTCGGGGCGGCTCTAGCACACATGCCCAGCTGCCCTGCCCACTAGTACCCGGCTCACCGCTGCCCACAGAGGTGACACGCGAAAGGCTTCTCCTTGGTGTGGGTCAGCACATGCCGCCGCAAGTCCTTCTTGTTCTTGGAGGCGAAGCTGCACTGGCTGCACTGGTGGGGCCGCAGGCTCGAGTGCTGTGCCATGTGGGCCTGCAGAGGGGCAATCAACTGGGTCAGGACAGATGTCAGCAAGTCCCCAGGTCCTTACAAAGCAGGCCTAGGAAACCCCAAACTGTGTGCACTAGCGAGAAGCTGGGTGTAGAGCACAAAGCGGATGAAGGTCTGGGTGGCTGTGTTTTTCTGAGTAAGAAGCCACAGGCTCTACCATTAGGTCACTGGGAAAATTCTATCCCAGCTCAGACTCAGTTTACCTGTGTGTGACTTTGAGGTGTTTGATGGAGGAGGGGACTTCTGAAGGTGCCACCCAGCACTATATCCTAGGGCTTACCCTTGCCTAATGGTGTTGCAGTCTCCCTGTGGGAATTGGTCACACCTGAAGACTGGAAATCTCAGGCACACAGACAGAGCCCCCCAGATGGACTGTGGACCTGCCCCAGAACCTGTCTCCTTTGCCTTCTCCATATTGACCCCCCCATCTGCCTTGACCCTGCACCCTCAGTTTTCTAGACAGCATGAACTTCCCAACCCTGCCTCACACTGTCACACTGCTGTGTCCCTGCTCCTGCAGGCCCAGCTCAGCCATCCTACCTCTGTGACATCTTCCCCAGTGCCCCATGTCCAAATGACTTGCTCTTCATATGTCTGTCTGTGCTCTCTATCCCGCACACTTAGTTCACATTGGGGACACCATCAGGCATTGTTATGTCATGTCTGGCTCACCACCAGACCAAGCTCCCTGAGAGCTGGGACCTTGCTGGGTCATCTCTGACCCTGAGGAAGGTTGCTACAGCACACTCAGCTGTCACAGGGGTTGGACCCTCTGTACAGGAGTAGAGGACTTGGCTTGAGGGGGTACTCAATAAAGGTTTGTTATTTGAGTAGCCCAATAAATGACAGCAGAGGCAAAGAGGTGGGGTGACACCTACCCGGACCTCAGGCCACTGGCGAGCACTGAAGGGGCAGTCAGGGCACTTGAAAGCAGTGGGCCCAGCATGGGCCCGTTTGTGACTTTCCATTTCTGCCCGGCCAGGGAAGGCCTCGGCACAGATCTTGCAGGAAAACTTCTTTGATGCTGTGGTGGCAGCAGATGGTGACGAGGGGGGCATAACCAGGCCCAGGGCTTTGCTGGCTGGAAGAGGTGGGGAGGCAGAACTCTGGTGGTCCCCCACCTGGTGGGTCTTGGCTGGAGATGGGGGCTCAGGACCATCTCTGGGCAGCCCCCCACACTGCAGCAGGGGCCACCGGGCTCCAGAGGCCAGAGCATCTGCACTTGGGAAGGAAACTGAACCATCTGCAGTCAGCTGTGGAGAGACCAGGCAGCATGAGGTGCTGAGGAGCAGAGGATCAGGGGGATGGGTGGTGGTGGCTTCCGCCAACCTCACCTCGATGTGGTGGAGCTGGGTCCCATCGGCGGCCATGATATAGTGGGTGCCAGCTTCCTTCAGGGTGTCACTCACAACAACAGTCTGGGCTGCTTCCCCTGGGGGCTCTTCACTATGGACACAGAGAAGGGCACGATGAAGCAAGCCTCTAGGAGAGGATGGAGTGCCACAGGAGCCCACTCCCTGGGGGTGGACTTGAGCTGGAAGGACCCTTGCTCTGCCCTGTCACCTGACCTCCACTGGCTCTCCTGTAAATGGTTACCAAGTGCTTGGCACAGTACCCTGCTCAAAAAGTGGTAATCCATGCCCCCTTGGTAAGCATGGCAGTGGGAGTGAGAGGCAGTGAGACAAAGGGCCTCAGGGGTCCAGCCCAAGTCTGGCCAAGTAGGGCAGGAGGATAGGGCCAAGCCAATAAGGTAGCAAAGGAGGCGGGAGCCCCCACCAGGAGCCTGATCCCTGGGCAGGGATAGCAAGGACTTGCAGCCTAAAAGCAGAGGGCAGATGCTGAGAGACCTACCTGCCCAGGTACTACCTAAGGGCATGGGCCCAGAATCTGGCACTTAAATTAAGGGCTCCATCAGATGGCCTAAGGTTTACCAAACACATGAACATTCCTGCCCCAAACTGGCTCATTGTAGAGAAGCCAGATGCAGGTGCCACACCTCAAGTGTTGGCATAGAAGCCTGAGCTTGATCCAAATGTCAAAGCCAGAAAACACCTGAGATCATCTAAGAAAAAGAGCACTTGGGggtggcgccggccccacatgccggaggtggtgagtttgagcccagcctcagccaaaaactgcaaaaaaaaaaaaaaaaaaaagtgcacttgGGCATGGGAACCAAAGGGACCAGACTTCAAATCCTTACCTACTGTATGTCTGATTAGGCCAGTTACTTGACTTCCCTAGCCTATTTCCCTAGTAGAAATGTGGATTTATAGGAATGGTTTAGGTGAGGTCAGGAGCTCAAGTGCTTGCAACATCTAAGTGGCAAAAAATGGTGGCTCCTGACCTCCTGAGGACAGACTCCACTACAGCCAATCACCTGATATGTATTGGGACTTTTGCATCGTGCCAACTAGGTTTGGGTGGTTAGGGCTCAAATCCAACTGCCCCAGCACACATATACAAGGTTGAAAGGGCAGCATGCAGGCAGCATGTCTCACCTGTAAGGTGTACCAGGAGCTGATGTCCCTTCCTCCATAGGAGGTGCTGTGATGACGCTGTAGCCAGCCCCACCAAAGGGACCTGATGCCAGGGTGATCTGCGGTAGTTCAGAGGCACCTAGCTGGCTTTCCGCTGCCACACTGCTCCCTGGTTCTGCCATGTGGAGGGTTACCACCTGTGGAGTGGCACCTTCGGGAGAGGGTTGCCCACCAGGGGAAGTTAACTCTGTTTCCACATCCTCCGACTTCACCACAGCCACCTGCAATGGCACCAGTGAGCATGATGGGCAGGTGTGCAAGACCCTTCTCCATCTCAGTGCCCTGAAGCTCTCCCACAGTGGCCAGACCCAGTGCTACCACCATTCATTCCCACAATCCTAGTTTTTTCTAAAATACACTCTGGCTTTCCAAATCCCAATCAGCAACTAGAAATAGATGAATGAGACTAgggcaggccaggcacagtggctcacacctgtaatcttagcactttgagaacctgaggcaggaggatcacttgaggtcaggagctcaagaccagcctgagcaaaagtgagaccctgtctttgcaaaaaaagaaaaattagccaggcatagtgatacacacctgtagtcccaactacttgggaggctgaggcaggaggatcactggagcccaggagtttgagactgcagtgagctatgatgatgcctctatACTCTagaggggctgggttcgaacctgccactctcagtatatggggccagcgccccattcactgagccacaggcactgcccgtggGGAGATTTTTCTAATCATGACAAAAGGTAAACCTACAGCAAATCAAACCATAAAATgaagtcaaaataaaaagaaactgggCAGGGGGATATTTAACAATTCATATGAGAGATAAAAGGTGGATTTCTTTCATATACAAAGAGTTCTtgtgaaacaataataaaacgaTGCAAGCAGGTAATTTGGAAAAGGAGTAAAATGgtctctaaaatagaaaagttcaacTTATCATCacacaattataattttttttgtacagacagagtctcactttatggccctcaatagagttccgtggcttcacacagctcacagcaacctccaactcctgggcttaagcaattctcttgcctcagccttccgagcagctgggactataggcacccgccacaacacctggctattttttggttgcagtttggctggggctgagtttgaacccgccaccactcggtgccctaccgactgagccacaggcgccgcccttacaaTTATAAATTAAGACCATGAAATATACTTCTATTAGAAtggtagagattttttttttttttaagagacattttatctcattttatgtccctcagtggagtgctgtggcctcacagctcacagcaacctctaactcctgggcttaggcaattctcttgcctcagcctctccaatagctgggactacaggcacctgccacaacatccagctatttttttttgttgttgcagtttggccagggctggattcgaacccaccacccttggtatatggggctggtgccctatccactgagccacaggcaccacccagaatggTAGAGATTTATAAAGACTGGTAATACCCAGTATTGGCAAAGGCATAGGGTAACACTCCTCAGTAATGGTCATGTATACtggtattatctttatttttttttgagacagagtctcactatgtcaccctcggtagaatgccaaggcatcacagctcacagcaacctcaaactcttgggcttaagtgattctcttgcctcagcctcccaaatagctgggactacaggcacacaccacaacacttggctatttttctgttgcagttgtcattgttgcttagctggcccgggctgagtttgaacctgccatctttggtatatgtggctggtgctgtaactattGAGCTGCAGGCTCTGAGTCAATTCTGGCATATCTTTTTATAAGGCTTTATACCCTGTGATCCATCAAGTCCACTTTTAggaggctattttattttttaaatgaaaaagttttttttggctggggctgggtttgaacccgccacctctggcatatgggactggcgccctactccttgagccacaggtgctgccctaaatgagcattgaaaatattctgaaagttgaccactcaagagactgtaacaaattggtcaacatatggagatggtcaacataaagaactaggcctaatgtattgtttttgttgttttgagacagagtctcactatgtcacccttggtagggtgctgtggtgtcacagcaatttcaaa from Nycticebus coucang isolate mNycCou1 chromosome 21, mNycCou1.pri, whole genome shotgun sequence carries:
- the PCIF1 gene encoding mRNA (2'-O-methyladenosine-N(6)-)-methyltransferase isoform X2, whose translation is MANENHGSPREEASLLSHSPGTSNQSQPCSPKPIRLVQDLPEELVHAGWEKCWSRRENRPYYFNRFTNQSLWEMPVLGQHDVISDPLGLNATPLPQDSSLVETPLPENKPRKQQLSDEQPSGNGVKKPKIEIPVTPTGQSVPSSPSIPGTPTLKIWGTSPEDKQQAALLRPTEVYWDLDIQTNAVIKHRGPSEVLPPHPEVELLRSQLILKLRQHYRELCQQREGIEPPRESFNRWMLERKVVDKGSDPLLPSNCEPVVSPSMFREIMNDIPIRLSRIKFREEAKRLLFKYAEAARRLIESRSASPDSRKVVKWNVEDTFSWLRKDHSASKEDYMDRLEHLRRQCGPHVSAAAKDSVEGICSKIYHISLEYVKRIREKHLAILKENNIPEEVEAPEVEARLVYCYPVRLAVSAPPMPSVEMHMENNVVCIRYKGEMVKVSRNYFSKLWLLYRYSCIDDSAFERFLPRVWCLLRRYQMMFGVGLYEGTGLQGSLPVHVFEALHRLFGVSFECFASPLNCYFRQYCSAFPDTDGYFGSRGPCLDFAPLSGSFEANPPFCEELMDAMVSHFEKLLESSPEPLSFIVFIPEWREPPTPALTRMEQSRFKRHQLILPAFEHEYRSGSQHICKKEEMHYKAVHNTAVLFLQNDPGFAKWGPTPERLQELSAAYRQSGRSHGSGSSSSSSSEAKDRDSGREQGPSREPHPT
- the PCIF1 gene encoding mRNA (2'-O-methyladenosine-N(6)-)-methyltransferase isoform X1, whose amino-acid sequence is MGSAPKAPGIPPSRRTKENQGSSSFFFPWSCVGAEMANENHGSPREEASLLSHSPGTSNQSQPCSPKPIRLVQDLPEELVHAGWEKCWSRRENRPYYFNRFTNQSLWEMPVLGQHDVISDPLGLNATPLPQDSSLVETPLPENKPRKQQLSDEQPSGNGVKKPKIEIPVTPTGQSVPSSPSIPGTPTLKIWGTSPEDKQQAALLRPTEVYWDLDIQTNAVIKHRGPSEVLPPHPEVELLRSQLILKLRQHYRELCQQREGIEPPRESFNRWMLERKVVDKGSDPLLPSNCEPVVSPSMFREIMNDIPIRLSRIKFREEAKRLLFKYAEAARRLIESRSASPDSRKVVKWNVEDTFSWLRKDHSASKEDYMDRLEHLRRQCGPHVSAAAKDSVEGICSKIYHISLEYVKRIREKHLAILKENNIPEEVEAPEVEARLVYCYPVRLAVSAPPMPSVEMHMENNVVCIRYKGEMVKVSRNYFSKLWLLYRYSCIDDSAFERFLPRVWCLLRRYQMMFGVGLYEGTGLQGSLPVHVFEALHRLFGVSFECFASPLNCYFRQYCSAFPDTDGYFGSRGPCLDFAPLSGSFEANPPFCEELMDAMVSHFEKLLESSPEPLSFIVFIPEWREPPTPALTRMEQSRFKRHQLILPAFEHEYRSGSQHICKKEEMHYKAVHNTAVLFLQNDPGFAKWGPTPERLQELSAAYRQSGRSHGSGSSSSSSSEAKDRDSGREQGPSREPHPT